One genomic segment of Stigmatopora argus isolate UIUO_Sarg chromosome 1, RoL_Sarg_1.0, whole genome shotgun sequence includes these proteins:
- the LOC144083584 gene encoding uncharacterized protein LOC144083584 — translation MRKKYHIYNCKTPSSCNQTFNSSGEPENYDRYLEQKRAQRDEAMTIKRLANLKLMESIAVQEKKVKGLELVLNRQKLINENFREMADKKLFEEGVRFTKMNRFKLMKHAEIEKLNEQIGEMKKEIPEIEDTLSKYERYKRSIFKLAASDKEENKQVLPDHDQILERMENLREQNQFLLPYAVKNNYALLGQQQKFENTKKKNEQDLEHLRTEISSVKAKIAEETKTSLKISQMVKLYKENRNVELETELDSLTAKVTKVYRSCSTSTHFLNPLKKMKRVEEQVFALMGKIDNIPKDLLKKLQAGFYRRRLQEEEKRIQREREDKRLKRSQQRTQETKQKTPKSEPKDLRPKRVMIRYKVNARPKAAKKAHATEKKAKTFEDEIWDDVVHAGDGACVLLPRLNADKAKSAKKAKEPIVLAVDVKQPRRKAAKADLEQTHLPPISAKEKSEDELVAPPYPISPPSYSDPLGPLRVAKREAPSFRSQGISKSLLFQLGRKKSETTWT, via the coding sequence ATGCGGAAAAAATATCACATATATAATTGCAAGACCCCATCCAGCTGTAATCAGACTTTTAATTCGTCGGGGGAGCCGGAAAACTACGATCGGTACCTGGAACAAAAGAGGGCCCAACGCGATGAAGCCATGACAATCAAGCGGTTGGCTAACCTCAAGTTGATGGAGTCCATAGCAGTCCAGGAGAAGAAAGTGAAAGGTCTCGAACTGGTCCTCAATCGGCAGAAATTAATTAACGAGAACTTCCGGGAGATGGCAGACAAGAAATTGTTTGAGGAAGGAGTCCGATTTACCAAAATGAACAGGTTCAAACTGATGAAACACGCCGAAATCGAGAAGCTGAACGAGCAAATCGGAGAAATGAAGAAGGAAATTCCAGAGATCGAGGACACGCTGAGCAAGTACGAGCGCTACAAACGTAGCATTTTCAAATTGGCCGCCTCGGACAAAGAGGAGAATAAGCAGGTTCTACCGGACCACGATCAGATCCTGGAGCGTATGGAAAACCTGAGAGAGCAAAACCAGTTCCTGCTTCCTTATGCGGTCAAGAATAATTACGCTCTCCTTGGACAACAGCAGAAATTTGAAAACACCAAGAAGAAGAACGAGCAGGATCTGGAGCACCTACGAACGGAGATCAGTAGCGTGAAAGCTAAAATTGCGGAGGAGACCAAAACCTCCTTGAAAATTTCTCAGATGGTCAAGCTTTACAAGGAGAACCGGAATGTAGAACTGGAAACGGAACTGGATTCGCTGACCGCCAAGGTGACAAAAGTCTATCGCTCCTGTTCCACCTCCACTCATTTCTTAAACCCACTAAAGAAGATGAAGCGTGTGGAGGAACAGGTCTTCGCCCTCATGGGGAAAATTGACAACATCCCTAAGGATCTCCTCAAGAAACTGCAAGCCGGCTTCTACCGGCGCCGACTGCAGGAAGAAGAGAAGCGCATCCAGAGGGAAAGAGAGGACAAACGCTTAAAGAGGTCCCAGCAAAGGACGCAAGAGACCAAGCAGAAAACCCCCAAAAGCGAGCCCAAAGACCTCCGTCCCAAGCGCGTCATGATACGTTACAAAGTGAACGCTCGCCCTAAGGCGGCCAAAAAGGCCCACGCCACCGAGAAAAAAGCCAAAACCTTCGAAGACGAGATCTGGGACGACGTGGTGCACGCCGGAGACGGCGCCTGCGTCCTCCTGCCTCGGCTCAACGCGGACAAGGCCAAGTCCGCCAAAAAGGCCAAGGAGCCCATCGTCCTGGCCGTGGACGTGAAGCAACCGCGCAGGAAGGCCGCCAAGGCCGACTTGGAGCAGACTCACTTGCCCCCCATTTCAGCGAAGGAAAAATCGGAGGATGAACTGGTGGCGCCGCCCTATCCCATTTCGCCGCCCTCTTACTCGGACCCTCTTGGACCGCTCCGCGTGGCCAAGCGTGAAGCCCCTTCCTTCCGTTCTCAAGGCATCAGTAAATCTTTGCTCTTCCAACTGGGCCGGAAAAAAAGCGAGACAACCTGGACGTGA
- the slc19a2 gene encoding thiamine transporter 1 — MSVLYPTLCLCAYGLFANLRPSEPFLTAYLMSPDKNLTETQVVSEIYPIWTYSYLALLFPVFLATDYLRYKPVLVLQAASFVVTYTMLLKAQGLRAMQLLEFFFGLATASEVAYFSYIYSVVEPAHYRRVTAYCRCVTLLGSAAGSLMGQLLLTVAQVRLVHLVWATLASAVVAFVPPWFLPMPKQSLFFHKEPDGTTQTQCDYGGSLIENVDNKAPLNNEDLSNASPSFSEVTTRSCGLSGVLKMLTVDFLHCYRRGPLLAWSLWWALATCGYFQVLNYAQALWENIRPSTEYDIYNGYVETLSTLLGAVAALLVGHLPVRWTLWGEVALCGLSLLMAACVLVMVTLKSIWLCYGTYVIFRATYMLLITVATYQIASSLDMQRYALVFGVNTFAALLLQSILTLVVVDSAVLGLDIFTQFYVYCGYFAVISAVFLLAALFKVATKRHSELEALSRSPEDTDVS; from the exons ATGTCTGTGTTGTACCCCACTTTGTGCCTCTGTGCCTACGGCTTATTTGCTAACCTGCGACCATCGGAGCCTTTTCTTACCGCTTACTTGATGAGCCCAGACAAGAACCTGACCGAGACGCAG GTTGTGAGTGAAATCTACCCCATCTGGACGTATTCTTATCTGGCGTTGCTGTTCCCCGTCTTCCTGGCCACCGACTACCTCCGTTATAAACCTGTGTTGGTGTTGCAGGCCGCGAGCTTTGTGGTCACTTACACCATGCTCCTCAAAGCACAAGGCCTCCGTGCCATGCAGTTGCTGGAGTTTTTCTTTGGGCTGGCCACCGCCTCGGAGGTGGCCTACTTCTCGTACATCTACAGCGTGGTCGAGCCCGCCCACTACCGCCGGGTGACCGCTTACTGCCGCTGCGTCACCCTCTTGGGTTCGGCCGCCGGCTCTCTGATGGGTCAGCTCCTTCTCACCGTGGCCCAAGTCCGGCTGGTGCACCTTGTCTGGGCCACGCTGGCGTCGGCCGTCGTGGCGTTCGTCCCCCCGTGGTTTCTGCCCATGCCCAAGCAAAGCTTGTTCTTCCACAAGGAACCGGATGGGACGACGCAGACACAGTGCGACTACGGCGGTTCCCTCATCGAGAACGTTGACAACAAGGCGCCTCTAAACAATGAGGACCTTTCCAAC GCTTCGCCCTCATTCTCCGAGGTGACAACCAGAAGCTGTGGGCTCTCAGGGGTCTTGAAGATGCTTACGGTTGACTTCCTACACTGTTACAGACGAGGCCCTCTGCTGGCCTGGTCGCTCTGGTGGGCGTTGGCCACGTGCGGCTATTTTCAGGTGCTCAACTATGCCCAAGCGTTATGGGAGAACATCCGCCCTTCCACTGAGTATGACATCTACAACGGTTACGTGGAGACACTGTCCACATTGCTAG GGGCTGTAGCTGCCCTCCTGGTGGGCCACTTGCCCGTGCGCTGGACATTGTGGGGAGAAGTGGCCTTATGTGGCCTATCGCTGCTCATGGCAGCGTGCGTGCTCGTCATGGTCACGTTGAAGAGCATCTGGCTGTGTTATGGCACCTACGTCATTTTCAGAGCCACCTACATGCTACTTATTACGGTTGCCAC ATATCAAATAGCATCCAGCCTCGACATGCAGCGTTATGCCTTGGTGTTCGGCGTTAACACCTTCGCGGCTCTGCTGCTGCAGTCTATCCTCACTCTGGTGGTGGTGGACTCTGCCGTCCTGGGCTTGGACATCTTCACTCAG TTCTATGTCTACTGCGGCTACTTTGCGGTCATCTCCGCTGTGTTCCTCCTGGCTGCGCTTTTCAAAGTGGCCACAAAGCGGCACTCTGAACTGGAGGCCCTGTCTAGAAGCCCAGAAGACACAGACGTCTCGTGA
- the arhgap1 gene encoding rho GTPase-activating protein 1, whose amino-acid sequence MSSELLVDLSEDPTTAQLGHLKLATLEDQQWPADESTLSKSETDLSQRFDASSPHLPWDHPFYDIARHQIIEVAGDDNFGRKVIVFNACRMPAQHQLDHHKLLMYLKGTLDQYVESDYTLIYFHHGLTSENKPSLSWLRDAYREFDRKYKKNIKALYIVHPTMFIKTLLILFKPIISFKFGRKINYVSYLSELEDVVKCEQLIIPARVKDYDDKLRASLKPTARPPMSPPRSPPLPNQVFGVPLDLLRKTSPDGDAVPVVMRDTISFLSEQGLEIEGIFRRSANVTLVKEVQLRYNSGQVVNFREMEDVHLAAVILKTFLRELPEPLLTYHLYNDIVNFASVASDSQVTVIKTLLESLPEENYATLRYLITFLAQVTAKSDVNKMTNSNLAVVFGPNLLWGRDNAMSLSAIGPINNFTRCLLDQQHLIFV is encoded by the exons ATGTCTTCGGAGCTGCTAGTGGATTTAAGCGAGGACCCGACGACGGCACAGCTGGGGCACCTGAAGCTGGCCACCTTAGAGGATCAGCAGTGGCCGGCAGACGAGTCCACTCTCAGCAAGTCTG AGACGGACCTCTCTCAGCGTTTCGATGCCAGTTCTCCCCACCTGCCTTGGGACCATCCATTCTATGACATCGCACGGCATCAAATTATCGAAGTTGCCG gcGACGACAACTTTGGCAGAAAAGTGATCGTCTTTAACGCCTGCAGAATGCCTGCTCAGCATCAGCTAGATCATCACAAACTGCTGAT GTACCTGAAAGGAACCTTGGACCAGTATGTGGAAAGTGACTACACCCTAATCTACTTTCATCACGGGCTGACCAGCGAAAACAAGCCGTCACTCAGCTGGCTTCGGGATGCTTACAGGGAGTTTGACAGGAA GTACAAGAAGAATATCAAAGCCTTGTACATTGTCCATCCAACCATGTTCATAAAGACCTTGCTGATCCTCTTCAAACCCATCATCAG CTTTAAGTTCGGAAGAAAAATCAACTATGTGAGCTATTTGAGTGAACTGGAGGACGTAGTCAAGTGTGAGCAGCTCATCATTCCAGCCCGCGTTAAAGA CTACGACGACAAGTTGCGGGCCTCCCTAAAACCAACCGCCCGACCTCCAATGTCACCTCCTCGCAGTCCGCCTCTCCCCAACCAAGTCTTTGGGGTCCCACTTGACCt GTTACGAAAGACGAGTCCAGATGGAGATGCTGTTCCGGTGGTAATGAGGGACACAATAAGTTTCCTATCAGAGCAAG gtCTGGAAATTGAGGGAATCTTCCGGCGTTCTGCCAACGTGACTTTGGTGAAGGAGGTTCAGCTCCGATATAATTCGG gccAAGTTGTAAACTTCCGAGAGATGGAAGACGTCCACTTGGCGGCAGTCATTTTGAAGACGTTTTTGAGAGAACTGCCAGAGCCACTGCTCACCTACCACCTCTACAATGACATTGTCAATTTTGCCT CTGTGGCCAGTGACAGTCAGGTGACTGTCATTAAGACGCTGCTGGAGTCATTGCCAGAGGAGAACTACGCCACCCTTAGATATTTAATCACTTTTCTGGCACAG GTTACAGCAAAAAGTGATGTGAATAAGATGACCAACAGCAACCTGGCTGTGGTATTTGGGCCAAACCTACTCTGGGGGCGGGACAACGCCATGTCACTTAGCGCCATCGGTCCAATCAATAACTTCACCCGGTGCCTGTTGGACCAGCAGCACTTGATCTTTGTCTAA
- the arl6ip6 gene encoding ADP-ribosylation factor-like protein 6-interacting protein 6 has product MDTISRSAAVVRGGSVKHRTGCKTWTLVVMSLVVSALVVAAVGLLCALVDPVLQELRTAGVKEENGTKAKMLGFWSILVLSVFAGVSCCCFSLIMTYLNSYKPGIAPPTILSLLCRDKINPDLLLNYSVAVLNGSMATLAVIWNLT; this is encoded by the exons ATGGATACTATATCACGTAGTGCAGCAGTCGTACGTGGAGGCTCTGTTAAACATCGTACCGGCTGCAAAACGTGGACCCTAGTAGTCATGTCCCTAGTTGTTTCTGCCCTGGTTGTTGCTGCCGTCGGGCTTTTATGTGCACTTGTGGATCCTGTACTACAAG aaCTACGGACAGCCGGAGTGAAAGAAGAGAATGGGACAAAAGCCAAGATGCTGG GTTTCTGGAGTATTTTGGTTCTGTCGGTATTCGCAGGAGTCAGTTGCTGCTGCTTCTCATTGATTATGACCTACCTCAACTCCTACAAACCAGGCATAGCGCCACCAACAATCCTTTCACTACTGTGCAG agACAAAATCAACCCAGATTTGTTACTGAATTACAGTGTTGCTGTTCTTAACGGTTCTATGGCGACGCTTGCAGTCATCTGGAACTTGACATGA